The genome window CAGCAGTACATCCGAGGGCGCAGCGGCCATGGAAATTACATAGGAGCCCAGCGAGGCCGGCGGCGCCTCTGCCACCACCTTGCACGTCGCAAGAACCTCCATGGTCTCGGCAGAGCCCTGGAAATGCACCGGCAACAGTGGCCGCGGGTTATCCAGTTCGCGCAGCAAAAACTCGCTGCGTGTCGGTTCATCCCATTGCGCATAACTGCCCAGCTGCAGATAGGCAGTTATTTCATCCATCGCCGCGCTATGCCGTGCGGAATCCTGACGAATGTCCATGCGCAGCAGAAACAGGCCGAAGCTGCTCACCCGCCGCAGGCAGTCGAGCAAGGCTCCGTCGGCAATCATGCCCATGCCACAGTCATGCAGCGACTGGTAACACAGCTGCAGCGGCTCCCGCAGCGACTGATTGTCCTGAAACACTTCCGGCGGTGGCTGGATATCCGTCTGCAGGGCTTGTTCGGCCCAGCTGCGGGTCACGCGCAAACGCTCACGCAGCTGCTTGAGCAGGGCACGATATGGCTCGGCGCAATCGCCCACCCGCGCCAGCAGGGCGGCATTGGCCTGCTGCATGGACAGTGCGCTGGCGAGTTCGTCGATATCGCGCAAAAACAGGTCGGCGGCCATCCAGCGCGCCAGCAGCAAGACCTCACGGGTCACCGTAGCCGTTACATTCGGATTGCCATCGCGGTCACCACCCATCCAGGAGGCGAAGCGAATCGGTGCTGCCGCCAGCGGCAGGCCTTGCCCGGTCGCCGCCTGCAGCGCCCGGTCAGCCTGGCGCAGGACATTCGGCAACGCCTGCCACAGGGAGTTCTCGATAACGGCAAAGCCCCATTTGGCCTCATCCAGCGGCGTGGGCCGGGTCTGGCGAATTTCATCGGTGAACCAGGCCTCGGCCACCAGAATGCCCAGGCGCTGGTGAATCCGCTCGCGCTCCGCCGCTGACAGGTCACTGTGATCCTGCTGCGCCAGCTGTTCGGCAATCGCATCGTATTTCTGGATCAGCGTGCGCCGGGCGATTTCCGTGGGGTGCGCGGTCAGCACCAGCTCGATATCCAGCGCACTCACCTGCTGCCACAGCAGCTCCGCCGGCTGGCCGCTGGCCAACAGTTTCTCCAGCAGCGCCGGCAACGCCAGCAGCTCGAACGGTTGCGCCTCACCGGGCTGGCGCCGGTGGACCTGATGATACTGCTCGGCAATATTGGCCAGATTGAGAAAATGACTGAAGGCCCTGACTACCGGCAGCAGCTCCTCGCTTTCCAGCCCGTCGAGGGTTGCCGACAACTGCTCGGCACCCTCGCTACTGCCCTGCCGA of Pseudomonas pohangensis contains these proteins:
- the ppc gene encoding phosphoenolpyruvate carboxylase, with product MTEIDARLRENVHLLGQLLGDTLRTQLGEAFFDKIERLRLGAKQSRQGSSEGAEQLSATLDGLESEELLPVVRAFSHFLNLANIAEQYHQVHRRQPGEAQPFELLALPALLEKLLASGQPAELLWQQVSALDIELVLTAHPTEIARRTLIQKYDAIAEQLAQQDHSDLSAAERERIHQRLGILVAEAWFTDEIRQTRPTPLDEAKWGFAVIENSLWQALPNVLRQADRALQAATGQGLPLAAAPIRFASWMGGDRDGNPNVTATVTREVLLLARWMAADLFLRDIDELASALSMQQANAALLARVGDCAEPYRALLKQLRERLRVTRSWAEQALQTDIQPPPEVFQDNQSLREPLQLCYQSLHDCGMGMIADGALLDCLRRVSSFGLFLLRMDIRQDSARHSAAMDEITAYLQLGSYAQWDEPTRSEFLLRELDNPRPLLPVHFQGSAETMEVLATCKVVAEAPPASLGSYVISMAAAPSDVLLVQLLLKEAGMQRPIRVVPLFETLADLENAGPAIDRLLGLPGYRQRLEGPQEVMIGYSDSAKDAGTTAAAWAQYRAQEALVAVCRQHGVELLLFHGRGGTVGRGGGPAHAAILSQPPGSVAGRFRTTEQGEMIRFKFGLPAIAEQNLNLYLAAVLEATLLPPPAPQTAWREAMGRLAADGVAAYRAVVREDPQFVAYFRQATPEQELALLPLGSRPAKRREGGVESLRAIPWIFAWTQMRLMLPAWLGWETALDNAIRRGEMALLKDMREQWPFFRTRIDMLEMVMAKADATIAQLYDERLVADELRPLGEKLRGFLSQSSAAVLAVTGQSQLLSHSPQTLESISVRNTYLDPLHLLQVELLARSRSKPANASGTLERAMLVSVAGIAAGLRNTG